The Alnus glutinosa chromosome 1, dhAlnGlut1.1, whole genome shotgun sequence region CTTGCATCTGAGGCAAACTTTGGTCTCAAGGAAGTCTCCCACAAAGCTTtactaaaaaagtaaaaaataaaaggtgtatttactattttcacATACAGGCCATGTTTCACTATCAGATTAGAATAGGTCACTACAGGCAATGCTGTTGCCACTTTCGTTTGATGTGCTAAACTGCCTCTAGTTGGAAATTTAACTTTATCAGAACCTACTTATGAATCAGATTAACCATAGCCCCAGCATAGCCACAGAAGATCATGCATGGGAGATTAAAGGAGCAGCAGGTCTCTTCTCTTGGGATACCTTATTTTCTCTACGGACCCCAGTTTCTGTCAAGGCTGGTGAGCAGGTGAAGTATTCGAGTTTCCAATGTTTCTTATTGTATCCAGTTCCATTGGCATCCCATATATCTGAGCACATATGCTTTTTTTCTATTTGACATTACTGGTAGACTGGTAGTAATTTCTGAATAATCGACAAGTTGGACAACATCAATGCTGAATCCATAGTTATAAATCTAGAGTCATTTAGTGTAGAGGCGAGGTATGTGCCAAAAAAAAAGTGGCATAATAAGTCACTACTAATAAGGAGTGAGCTAAGAAACATTGCCATTTTGATACCCTGAAATCCATGACTTCTCCTTTTAAATTTACATGAATAACCCTTTCCTTATGAATGAGTTCCGATTTTATATTGTTAATATGTGACAATTGGAAGTTTTGTCAACAGGTTATGATCCAGTACGATATAAATAAGAGCAACGCTGACCTGGCTCTGGACTATGGGTTCATAGAATCCAAGGCAGATCGGAATGCTTATACTCTAACACTAGAAATATCAGAGTCAGACCCATTTTTTGGGGACAAGCTGGATATTGCAGAGTCAAATGGTTTGGGTGAGACTGCGTACTTTGACATTGTTTTCGACCGTCCACTTCCACCAGCAATGCTTCAATATCTGCGTCTGGTAGCACTTGGGAGCACCGATGCTTTCTTGTTAGAATCTATTTTCAGAAACGATGTCTGGGGCTACCTTGACTTGCCTGTAAGCCGTGCCAATGAAGAGCTCATATGCCGAGGGGTCCGAGATGCATGCAAATCTGCGCTTTCTGGCTATCATACCACCATTGAAGAGGTAAACTTTTATCCTCCATTTGAGAGCAATGGTGTCTCTATTACTCAATCAGTCTGAACCCATGATAActaaatagaatttgaattgcaGGATGAGAAGTTGAAAGGAGCAAATCTTGATCCAAGGCTAGAAATCGCAGTTGGAATAAGAGAAGGGGAGAAGAAGGTGCTCCAGCAAATTGATGAGATCTTCAAGGGAAGGGAATCAGAATTGGATCAGCTGGAGTATTACCAAGAAAGGAGGCTGAATGATCTTGGTCTATGCGGGGAGCAAGGTGAGATCATCTTCTGGGAGCCAAAGTAGTGCCAAGTCTTTCACTCCTACCTAAGCTATGATTAGTACCTCAAATGAAACGCAGTTTCTGGAGTTCTCTTAAGAGGGGAGGAAAGGAAACACCCAGCAGACAACCTTTTGTATGCTGCAGTAATCTCTGCAATTGTCTTAATTGGGTGTGCAATTATCCATTCAGCTTACTCCTGCAGTACTTGTGCTTCAAGTGCAGCAAGAAGTTCCTGGTTGAGCTACAATCTTTCTTAATAGCTAACATATAAAAAGATTagtaatttttgacataacTCGTAAACACGACACGaaccaaacacaaaattatCACATTAGGATCGAATGGtctaacttatttaattaaatgggtcgagttaggattgacctatatagtcttgtAACTATGCCTCGACACGACCCAAATTTAATACGTGACATTTAgtgctgacaattttttacactaCTCTTAAACCCAACACATAATTAGCGAGTTGAAGTTGAAGGGTctacccgtttaattaaataggttgggttagaattgacctatataaCCTTGTATCTATGTCTCGATACGATTTAAACTCGACACACAAATACGAATTGTCACCTTTAATATATAACATAATTAACACTTATTGTTATCACAATCCAAAGAAGTGATATGACTTATCCAAATCTTTAGGTGCTACTTTTCATTTATTGAAATGGATCATGGTACTAGATTTTTGcttaaataaatcttaaaaggAAGTATGGCACATGAATCATGATCGACCACAGCATAAGTAAATTACTCTCCAATGATATTTCCATTACACATTAAGCTTAGTTGAAATGTCTACGAGCCTTAGATTGCACGACTACAATATAATATGTTAAAATTAGAGAATGTAATATagtacatttttatcttacaatcaGTCTTATAtaattggattttattttattttattttattttattttattttattttatttttcacaataaCTGGTCCAACGGGATTGGGACTAACACGTCAAATACGGACGCcccaaaaaaggaaataagCCAGGAGGAAATGCTGGCTTCATTTCCATTCATCACACTGATTCTGAAAAACCAAGCATTTCGAGTG contains the following coding sequences:
- the LOC133868949 gene encoding ribulose-1,5 bisphosphate carboxylase/oxygenase large subunit N-methyltransferase, chloroplastic isoform X2, with translation MVTPFTLSPSSTFLFPTKTLKRFSALTLSKRQPRPLSVTVTSLRKPGSDIDSPPLPPNVQTFWQWLRDEGVVSAKAPARPALVSEGLGLVAQRDLARNEVVLEVPKRLWINPDAVAASEIGSVCSELKPWVSVALFLIREKRKSDSPWRFYFDILPETTNSTIYWSEEELAELQGTQLLSTTLSVKEYVQNEFLKVEEEIITPHKQFFPSPITLDDFFWAFAILRSRAFSRLRGQNLVLIPLADLINHSPSIATEDHAWEIKGAAGLFSWDTLFSLRTPVSVKAGEQVMIQYDINKSNADLALDYGFIESKADRNAYTLTLEISESDPFFGDKLDIAESNGLGETAYFDIVFDRPLPPAMLQYLRLVALGSTDAFLLESIFRNDVWGYLDLPVSRANEELICRGVRDACKSALSGYHTTIEEDEKLKGANLDPRLEIAVGIREGEKKVLQQIDEIFKGRESELDQLEYYQERRLNDLGLCGEQGEIIFWEPK